DNA sequence from the Coccidioides posadasii str. Silveira chromosome 5, complete sequence genome:
AGACGAGACTAGCAACGAGCTCATCGATCAGTTTATTGGCCTTCTACGGGAACTTGGCGGACAAGCTGGGATTGAAAATAGCACTACGAGGTTCGATGACGCTCATTGTTTGCCATCTCCGTCTACTAACAGCTTCTCCAGGCTCATCACCGCACATAGCTCCCTTGTCTCCCACCTAACCCACCAAACTCGCTCCCTCCAGACCCTCACCCACCCGCTCCTTATCTCCTCATTTCCAACCCTCTCCCCAGATGCCATCGACGACCTGCTTCCCCTAATCGACTCTATCCTCCCCAACCTCCCTTTCCCCGATCAACACCAATCAACCCACCACCGCACCGATTCCACCTCCACGTCTGATCCGGACCACTCATCCGCCCACTCCCGTTCGCACTCTCACACCACACCGCTCCTCTCCCTCCAATCCCTCCTCTCCCAAACCTCAGATTTAACTCACACTCTCCGCACCCTAAACGACACCCTCCACGAATCCCGCCAACTCACCTCCACCGCATCCCGACGCCTCAAGACCGTCCGCGAACTCGTCATCGAGATGAGACGCGAAGGTGAAGCGCGCGAGGAAGGCATTCGGTGGATTGAAAAAGGTGGATGGGATGCGAAATTAGCCGCGAGAGAGGCCGGAACGGTTTGCCAGAGCGTGGTCAGCGGGTTTGAAGCAGTCTGTGGAGAGTGGAGGAATAGGCTGTTTGGGACGGCGGCGGCGGGCGCAGGGGCTACGGCGACGCCGGCAGAGGTTACGGTCTCTTGAACACGAACATTCTCTCTTTACCTCTTTCAAggtatattttctttttgttcttaTCAGTGGATTGGGTGGTTGGTACATAGACCCTTTCGACCCGGGAACCCATCGCTTGGTTCCAGAAGAACATTTCCTTTGATTGCATAATTCAATCCTGGGTCCCTGGTGAAAGAAAAGATAAGTATTTAGATTGTCATGTGTCCCTTTCCAGGTCTTTATTTCCTTTTGTTGTAGCAGACTCTGGGTGCTCATCAAACGCTCCAGACACGGCAACGCTGTATGAGAAACTTTTGACTCCTAATTTGAATCAAAACTAAGATAGATTGTTAGAAAGCTGTCCAAAAACCCCTAGATAGCTTGAACAACACTTCTAATCCTGAATAAAAACTCATTTCTCATTCTCTTCATTCTACATAAAAACTTGGGCCATAATGAAGAAAACTTCAAGGCAAACTGCAAATCCAGggcaaaacaaaacaaaaggaaacCCTCCATGCCTCAATCATCATCCATCGTCATCACACTCTTCTTCCCAAACTATTCCGAAAACAAGTAACTGGACCACGCATGAAACAAACACGACAGGCTTGGGGAGATGGGGGGATGGGCCTatgcaagaaaacatgcCTCATACATAAAGCATCATACATATGCGTACATGCTCTGAAGAAGCCTTGTAAAATGCTGACATGCGAACGGTGCTGAGGTAAGGGAAACAACGGCACAAGAGCCGAGAAGAGGGAAAGGGATAGAATTTGGATATTAAATTGAATTTAAAGCACAAGCAATATGCACTTTTGATCTGCAAAATAAAGCATGGAAATCAATCACCCTGACCGAATTCTCGGAAGGGATAGAGGGCCAAAGAGGACGAAACATAGATAGGTAGGAAGCCACCGAATATATGTAGTTAAACGGAACTCTCCAAAAGTAGGGATCATAACGTGATGCAAAGAGATCAAGACGTTTCCCTAAACCTCCACCGATACTATACCAACCCACTAACCGTACTTACGTAGCACCTACTGCTGTTGTTTGAATCTTGGTCTCCATGGGCCAGGCTTTTCCTGGGAAGAGGGAGCGCCAGACGGAGGCACAGGGCTTCTAGAAAATTGTCTAGGCGGAGCAGCGGATTCCCGAGCATGGGAAAGATCACGGCTATCAGAAGGCCCGTCGCGGGTTGCCCGTAAATGTGGAGGGAGGTAGCTGCCCGTTTTCGCGGGGGGTGCTGGCGCGGCCTCTTGGGCTGCGGCCGGTTGCTCGCCGGCACTGGCAGCAGCTTTGGCGGCTTGACGATCTCTCCATGAAGTTCCAGTTCGGCCAGCAAGGTTAAGACGCGGTGCAGTTCGTTCGGGAGATGCTTCGCGCGCTGGGCCTCTCGGTTCTGCAAGGCCAGCCTTTCGGGCAGCTCGTCGCTGCTCAGCCTCCTCCTCACGCTGCCTTTGACGGATAGCCTGCTCATCAAgttttctgttttctttgttaGAGGAGCCCGAATATGAAAACGAATGAATACTTGCCTTCTTTGTTCTTCCCTAGCAGCCTTCTCTTCTGCCAAAGCGCGTCGcctctcctcttccttgGCGATTCTCTCTTGCTCTTCGCGCGCAATacgctcttcttcttcgcgTCTTCTCTGCTCCTCCGCCTCGCGTTCCGCCCTTTCACGTCGAATGCGTTCGTGAACCTCCTTGATacgttgtttcttcttctgctcaAATTCTCTGTCAGCAGCCTTGCGACGGCGCTCGAACTCTTCATGTCTCTTCTCCGTCACACTCTTCTTGAAGTCATTGAAGTATGGCACCAAGCGACTCAGGCGGTGCTTAAGTGCGACGTCTTCCTTGTGCTTCTGACGAGCTGCTTTCAAAGTCTCTTCCTTGGTTTGCTCGTAAGTTTCGAGGTCTTGTTTCTTCTGTGTTTCGTAATCTTCCGGCAAATGTTTCAGTTCTTCTCGGCGGAAAGCTCGCTCCAAGTGATCGATGCGCTTGGAAGTAATTCTGATCTTCTCATTTAGAtcattcttttccttctcgagTTGGGCGAGTTTAATGGCACGAAGGCGATTGGAGTCGAGTTCTTCAAGGTCGATCTGGTTCACGTCAATCCCCTTGACCCCGGTCTTGAGCTCCTCCAATTGCTTCTTCAATTCTTGCTGGCGAATACGATCCTGTTCATCCTTCATTCTCTTGCGCTCACGTTCACGATGCTCATCCAAAAGACGCTGTTGCTCAGCCTCTTGAAGCTGTTGGTTGCGCGCACGCTTTCgattctcttcttcacgCTGCTTCTTCTGTAAGGCATCTGACAATGCCTCCTTCCGCTTCTCAATGATGGCACGGCGAGTGAGCGTCTCCTCGTGCTCTTTTGCTGCTCCTGCGCGAGCTCTTGCATGTGCAGCTTCCTTGGCCTTGATCCGTGCTTGATTGTAGGATGGGTCAACATACATGCAGGTAACGTGAAGAGTTTTAGCCAAGCGGGCAAGTTGAGATCTGGCAATCTCTGCTGGAGTGCTTTGCAGACGTTGGACAGAACCAACTTCACTTTCGGCAGACCCAGCGGCACTTCCTGGGTGAAGAGCCTTAGCAGAAGAGAAAATATCCGATTCGAACGTCAAAACACCTGACACGTGATCAACACGAATTGCCAAATCTCCCTTCTTGCAGCCATTCATGATGAATTTCTCAATCATGGACGAGGTGACTTGGAAAGGCTCTGGGAAATGCGCAAGTTCATGGACGAATTTAAGCTCAACAGATTCATAAACTTGAGACAATTGTTGGAACAGCCTAGTAAGGATAACTTGCTGCAAGGGCAAAACGTACTTCTCCATCTCAGGATCGGCGCCGATTTCCTTGAGAATAGGAGAGATCTTCTTGCAAATCGACAAAGGATGGAAGTCGACCTCGAGGATATTGTAAAGATCCCGGATTTCAGGGCGGCAGCGGCTAAGGAGGCCCTTGTTAAGAGCGTCCTTGAATAATGACGCTCGAGTGGGGGGCTGAGGCATGCCCAGAAGGTTGGTGAGGCGggtattcttgttctttcgCACCTCATCTACGTCGACCAAGGCACCACGGGATCGCGAAGTACTGATGACAGGGATTGAAAGGGCTGAAAGGAGGACGAAAGAAGCGGCTTTGGTCATATCGGCTTCGGTAACTGATGGGCTATCCTTCTTAGATCCCTGTCCTGCAGCAAGGGCGATGGCGGATTGTCGCAACAGGTTATAGTAGCGGTTCCAGGCAGCAGCATGGAACAGGTAATTGTCGCTGACCATAAAGATCTTTGTAAGCTTCTCATAGTAGTTTGCCATCATGATATTCTTGGGCTGTCGCTTGCTAAGGTTAAGGAGAGTGTGGATATCTTCAACACTGCGGAAGCCCTCCTGCCAGAGTTCCAACTCGACCGCAACATTCAACTGCTGGAAGCGTGTATCCAGATGGCGCTGAAGTGTGTCTGGATCGCTTAGGTTGATGGCGTGCATCTGAGCTGAGTACTTGGCAGCATTTTGAACGTGGTTTCTGAGGAGCTCACACAAGCGACGGAATTCAGTCTTGCGGGTGTATTTCAAGCAAAATTGGAAAGCCTGTAGAGCGGTGGCCTGATACATGACCTCGAGTCGCGCATTGTTTTTCAGGATTTCTAGGACGGTTCTGTAAGTCTCCCAGAGAAATTTCAACCACGGGGTAACAACGGCCCGGTCCGTGCGGTCGCGAGACTGTTCACCCGATACCGTGGCAAGAAGAATTGTCTCTGGAGTCTCAATAGCATCAAGATCCTCGACATTGGAAGTTGGGGCAGCTGATTCGAGTGAGGATTGGATCTCATCAGCTTTGGCTTGGGCTTCGGTGACTTTTTGTTCAGCAAGCTCAATGAATTTTTTCAAAACCATCTACATTAGAGCCAGTCTGATTAGCAGTATTCATGAAAAAGTCGAGGTGTGATTTGCATCCTGCATACCTCAATGGTTCCCACGTTTGTATTTTGCGCAATATTCTTATATTGATACAAGCCATCTTTCGCAGATTTCCCTTTCCTTAAGTCGACGCATAGTTCAACGAAAAGAAGCATCACCGGTTCAAGAGATGCAATTGGGCTGCTGCGAGATCTTTTCGAGGTGACATGTTCGTGAAGGACGGACAAGGCTGCGGCGGGCTGGCCCACGGCAATGAGCTCTTCGGCTCGCTAAGACAAAAGAGCCGTCAGTCGCGAATCTCTAGTAGGGAATGGAGCGTGAAGCCAGGACAGAAATCTCACCCTGAGAACATTCTCAGGTCTAACGTGAGGTATAGGCGGCATGCTGGGCAACCTCTCCCTGACTTAAGAAGACTGAGGATAATCTGGCCACTCGAGGAAGGTTGGGCTCGTTTGCGTTTCGATGGACGCAGTTCCTCGACGAAATTGGGTTGATGTAGGCCTCAACGATGCACAGACGAGTGCAGGGCCTTTCCCGATGATGATAGCGGGTAGAGGGTCGGGGGTCTCGACGGGCAGAAGTTTCACGCTTGGCCGTTGTGATGGTTGTGGGATAGAAGGCGAAAATTTCCTGTGGACCCTGGGCCGCTTATGTCAGCATAGCACAGAGTAAGCGACCGAGAAACGGGATCACGTGGAACCTCCCCTCCGCGCGATGACAACAGCACCTGCTATGCGATAGAATGAATGTGGCCTTCTTGAAAAGCTAACCGTGCAGGGCATAACCACTACGTATCGCTCTATATATAGATGGGGGTGGAATCCGGGGCAGGAAGCAGCCAACATTCATTCAGGCACGTACAGAGCGGTTTCAGAATACCAACTGGTTCCTATACGATACCAACATGCGTCAGGAACTGCCATCCCCCATCTCATGTACTTCATACATAGTTAAGCAATACCAGAGAGTATGACAGCTGTTGATTCGTTCCCAAGTCCAAGCAGTGGAGCAGACACAGATATCTCCATTTCTCTGGATATCTTCCGGACGAACCAATTTTTTACTCAGGCCATCAGGATGGCTCGATCAGCGTCTATCGTACCAATGGAGCGACATCTCTTAAGTATGTTGCAGCGGGGGTGCATATGCATATGTAACCTGGCCTATTCTACCCCTGCAGCAACAAAAAACAATTTTTGAGGCTGACAAATGGCTTGAGATTTCCATGGTGAAATTGTTTCCTTTGCACGCGAATGAAGGTATGGTCGAAGTCTGCTCGAAGTCTGCTCGAAGTCTGCAGTAGATATGCATATTATTCCTCGAGAGAGAAATAGTAACGCTCAGAGGACAACATTTGAAGCAATGGAACTGCCCCACCAAACCATTACACTGGCCCGTGACTCGGTGCATGAGCCCTTTTGTGACCAGGTTCCATACCTACACAAATGTAAGATATTCCCCGAAGAGGGTATTCCATATTTAACAGCTCAGACAAAAGTGGCCAACACATAGCTAACTTAAGCAGCGAGTCACACCCTCTTCAAACTATCCGAGCCTCTATCCGAGCCTTTTAAATCTTGATAGTGCAGGGGCCGAAATCACTGAACAAGAGAGTGGTGGAGCGGCTGCTGGGGGGTTCTGCCACTCCCCGAGACAGGAATTAAACCACGGAACCAGGCACCAGCAGCGGCCTATCAACATCCGATTCTGCATGAAGCAGTTATCAGAAACAAGTAGAGGTTTGCATTAGTTAGTTCAGGCGCGGGGCGTTCACTCCAGATACTGTGTGGTCGGAGGAGAAACGAGGTAAGGTGGTGGTACGTGGGCAAAGAGAGGAAAATAAGATTGTGCGACGAATACAGCAATCACCTGGCAGGTATTCCTCGCCGAGTGCGAGGGAGCAATCCGAAGCACGCTGGACGTCTTAGCAGCCTGACGACGAAGGATGTGCTGAGCCCAAGCACGCGGGGAGAATCTTGCCAAGAAATCGCCAAGCCAGCCCGGGCCCATGGGTCTGTAGCTTGACCAATTAGGAATGGTCGAATTACCAGACCGTATTGAAAGTTCCTGAAAACTGGGACGGGGTAATTTTTCATTTCCCCTTTGCGGATAATCACTAAGCGCGAAGTGTCCTTCTTGATGTcaaaaagtaaaaaaaaaaaaaaaaaaaaaaaagaaaaaaggagccCAGAGGCTTCAGAGAAGACTCATGATCGGACCCGAGGGCGCTTTCGGATCCACGAAAGGTGCCGTATAATGCTGCTTTGTAGAAGCGGACGGAGTGCGTTCTCGAATCTCAATTGACGTGAGGCGGGAAGCAGCCGGGAAAGGCGTGAAAGGACCCCGTTTCGAGGATGGGAAGCGGGAAGCGCAAGTTGCTTTCCATGCCAAAGCTCTGGTAATTGTGGGGTACAGACCGTATTGCTTTGTAAGCCTGTCAAAATCACGCTCTATGATTGGCTGACACCAGTATTTAGGCGGTATTAATCGGTAACAGTGCCAGATTTTTAATTTCGCCCCCTTTACGGAGGACTCCGTACCGAGCGAGGTATGCTTTTGGGCTTGTTTCATCGACTCTcgcttctctctctcttcgtCCTGTCTCCCTCCTAGAAACAACCTCGAATCCCGCTCCTTCAGCCCTACAGCGAGCCGTCCGTCCTTTCAGTCCTCCCTTCTGGATCCTGCGACCATCCACAATTCCTTCTTGAGCTGGTCCTCATCGTCCCAAACCTCCTTTTTCGTCGTTCGTCGCAGTCCATCCGCGCACTCGCCCGCGGGACTTCTTTGCTTGGTTGTTGACATAGGCGTCACTGGCAGATGGGCTACCAGCCGCGCAACATGCCCGCTGCCTACGAACAACTACGACCTAGGGGGGATGCGAGGAATAATCGGCAGAATATGGCCGAATTGAAGCTCAGGAGACTGACTGAGCTCAATGCGCGCCTGAGAGAAGACCTGGAGAGGCCGAGGGTAAAAGTGACAGAGGCTTCGATGTCGTGAGTCCCGTCCTCTCCCGGTTCCCGTACCTTTTGTCCCAGTTTGATGGACCACTAATAACTGCGTTCATCCTCTCCAACAGGCTCATCAATTATTGCAACAACACACGGGATTTCATGGTACCTTCAGTGTGGGGCCAGGTATGCTTTCTCCCCTTCTCGACGTCAACGTGCGATAGGGCATTCTCCCTAACGCCTTTTTACCTCCCAGGTCGAGAAACGAGAAGACCCTTACGCTCCTCAGCAGTCTGGCGGCTGCTGTATAATAATGTAGAATGCCCGTTCATCGATATCCGCCCCACCGTTCTGCTTCTTCCCATCAACCGTCCCCGGCCTTTCGATCCCTACTCGCTCTCCTCATCTGTCATATCCTAATTTCTGCTCCCTACGACCGATATCTCTAATGACTCTCAATTCTCTTTTATAACGCACATTCATATACAAACGCATTTCACCGGCCTCAACTCATGTTACGTTCGCCCTGAAATGAGAACGATTTGGAAAGACTCTCCGTGTGCTCTTCATGGGAACTGCAGATGTGATGGGTTTCCTCGTCAGGCCGTGCATGGTTGAGCATGTGAAATGGCATCTCCCACGGGGACGAAGGGAGGCGCTTTCCTTTTGATCCACGTTACGTTTTCCGTGGCCCGTTTTCCCCCGTCCTACATAAACCAGGAGCTTTTTTTCGCGATCCGTTCTCCGAATCCGGCATTTTACCTCACTTAGTTTTCCAAGGACTGTTCCACCACCTGACCTTGATTTCCACCAAAATCCCCTTGGGCCCTCCGACCCTTGCCACAGTTTCCTTTTGTCCTTTGAACTCGATCCTGTTTCGTTAACGGCTTTCATTTCTATACCTATTCTTCTGagttattctcttattcGGAATAATCCTTGTCCCGTTTCAGACACTTTTCTCATTTTTCACAAGCTTGTTTGATTGTTCCATTTTCTCTTTTGTGGTACCGTTTCCTTTCCGAATTTTGCATTCATCAGCCCACTTTATACTGCCTTGGGTTGAAAGCCCGGTCAGATTGAGTGTATCCTTgaaatcttctgttgtaaaAATAGCTTTTGGGACAGAGAAGGGAGAGTCAGCAATGAGCAAGAAAAACTTCTTATCTTTTCAAACGCcctattctctttttggatACAGAGCCTATCATTCAAAGTGAGTCGAGAATAGAGACGCTGCAGTGGCATTATATCATCGCTTGAAATCGCTCGTCCATTCGCCTGAACTCCCATTTGGCGCGCTGCCGTATGTCCATGTCTCCATGGATGGGGGGCCAAAATATTAAattatttaaaaaaaaaaaaaaaaaaaaaaaatatactgATAGCTGTGCTTTTCCCAGAGATCCATGAGCTTAGCGCAATGACAACTCTCCAGTTGTTGCACAAATGAGTACAAGAAAAGGAATCAACTGTGTCTTTGGGAGTTTGGAGGGCTCTCTGTTGCAAAGATCGACATCGGCCAGGCTGGAAAAGTTGCTTTTCGGCCATGCTCTCTAGTAAAGATGTTGTAAAACACATGTGACTATTATGTGACAGCTGCTATCTGGCACTCTCCCTGGGCATGTAAAAGACTCCAGATGGAAAAGGAGGGTTGAGATAATTTTCgtttccccctttttttttaatcccCAACCAAAGAAAAAGTTCATTTTTCATCGCACAAGCTGGAGGTTGTCAGCAGAGGTCAGGGTTTTTGCCCACTAATTCATATAATCGCTCATGAGTAGTTGAAGGATCAAACACTCCAACTGACACTGTGGCGGAGTGGTTAACGCGGTGCCCTGCTACCTCCTTAAGTTAGGCATTGCCTTCGGGCGCGCAGGTTCGAATCCTGCCGGTGTCGCattgttactttttttttttttcctcgtTATTTAACCAACTCAATCAAGCATTTGTATTATGCCAAAGGGCTTCGTTCAAGTTTCCACCCGGACAAAGATCACTTTAGATTCTCAGAGGTCAAAAGGCTCTATTGACTCACGAGGTACCAATAATTCATACATACATCCATGGATATCCCAAGTTCCTCTGCACCAGTACAAGCACAGCTTCCACGCGTGACGATAAAATATTGCACGCAATGTCGGTGGATGCTGAGGGCTGCCTATGTATGTACAGGATATCAAACTGTGTGGAATTCAAAAAATTGAGCAACATGCAATTGTTAATGACTCAAAGCATTTTGCATTTCAATCACTTACTGGAGACACTGCCCTCTTATCACCCATCTGATATCTTATATGCGCGGTCGTATCTATCTGCATGCATGTCATATATCTTTCTTCTTGCCCCAGACACGCTCTCAATCCCCCTGTATCGTGAATAGTTGTTATATCACAGTACTGACAGTCTCCTTAACAGTTTGCGCAAGAGCTTCTATCCACCTTCTCTACCTCCCTAGGCGAAGTAGCTCTCATCCCTAGCACCGGTGGAATCTTCACAGTCACCCTTTTCCACACATCAAATGCAGGTTCCACAACTGTGGAAACGGTCCTCTGGGACCGTAAGACCCAGGGTGGCTTTCCAGGTACAGTACTTGTGCAGTGCCCACCTCAACACTCCCCTTTCATATACCCAAAATAAAGAAGAGCCGAAATCTGTTAAAGACAATATATCACAAACCCAGCAATCACCCCTCCCTCTTGAAATCCAGAACGAGAACATACAAAGTGAAACTAACACCAAAGTCCGGGCCCGACTCTCGGGTGAGAACCTGCAACCAAACAGAAACAAAACAACTCAAGTCCCTAGTTCGAAACATCATCGACCCGTCTCGAAACCTGGGCCACATCGATCGTGCTCTAGCCAAGGCGCAGAACCAGCAAGACGAAGAGAACACAGAAGGACGCGGCTCCGGTTCCTCGTCAACAGCGAGAGCAACGGCTGTGGCTGCGGCAACGGCCAGATCAGACCCTGATCCTCCAGAGGCAACCCCAGAGAAAAAAGCATGTGAGGATTGCCAGTGAATGTACGCAGTAAGGGGGCGGCTTTCTCTCGACGAAGCTTTGAAGTACATTCCCTCTAAACACCTAATCTGCTTTCGACGGCGTCGAAACCTCGTCAAAAATAAATTTGTACGGGGGATATGGATATCCTCGTTTCATGTATGTGACTGCTTCTGTACCTATGTGTACCTGAAAGCTTGAGTTCATAGGGATAAAAAGGCAAATCCTTGCGGTATCGCGGGTACTCCATACTATCTATCTCCATCTCTTGACCACGAAGTGGTTCGTACAACCTTCCAATGTACCTGTCTTGGTTTGATGCCGACTATTCTGCTCAGATAAATTCTCCAATGCATGTCAAGTGGGGAGTGGCATTGTATATAGTCTTGTCATCAAAGCCCATCTATAGAAATACACAAGAACAAGAACAACAATGACATCTCTGTATGTATATATTGATATAGAATAATGATTGCTTTGCAATGTGGGAAAGCAGGCCAGAACAGATTGCATTTTt
Encoded proteins:
- a CDS encoding uncharacterized protein (EggNog:ENOG410PSTD~COG:O~BUSCO:16060at33183); translated protein: MDIPSSSAPVQAQLPRVTIKYCTQCRWMLRAAYFAQELLSTFSTSLGEVALIPSTGGIFTVTLFHTSNAGSTTVETVLWDRKTQGGFPETKQLKSLVRNIIDPSRNLGHIDRALAKAQNQQDEENTEGRGSGSSSTARATAVAAATARSDPDPPEATPEKKACEDCQ
- a CDS encoding uncharacterized protein (EggNog:ENOG410PP3S~COG:S~BUSCO:7443at33183); its protein translation is MPLAPSSPNSPTRRRRNLSDLDFSSTAPSSFTRNGYGQSPPYSPETPRTSIPHSPVTTRHRISSSGGMERPARYSGDFTPDVNADSGDGGGLGSLADELANAWDDGYEYGYGGEDTSGLQDGEGMVSIDGVDSPTSDNASYIESIHDMGIGMGGGLSHGDSGSGEDQLKPPRQRLKGHSRHRRHESLYDGSDYGNDSDFDEPGDMSPGLEAQMAGIDDLVRWSKADETSNELIDQFIGLLRELGGQAGIENSTTRLITAHSSLVSHLTHQTRSLQTLTHPLLISSFPTLSPDAIDDLLPLIDSILPNLPFPDQHQSTHHRTDSTSTSDPDHSSAHSRSHSHTTPLLSLQSLLSQTSDLTHTLRTLNDTLHESRQLTSTASRRLKTVRELVIEMRREGEAREEGIRWIEKGGWDAKLAAREAGTVCQSVVSGFEAVCGEWRNRLFGTAAAGAGATATPAEVTVS
- the GNG1 gene encoding Guanine nucleotide-binding protein subunit gamma (EggNog:ENOG410PR1T~COG:S~BUSCO:16404at33183), giving the protein MGYQPRNMPAAYEQLRPRGDARNNRQNMAELKLRRLTELNARLREDLERPRVKVTEASMSLINYCNNTRDFMVPSVWGQVEKREDPYAPQQSGGCCIIM
- the TIF32 gene encoding eukaryotic translation initiation factor 3 subunit A (EggNog:ENOG410PJ0Z~COG:J~BUSCO:1828at33183), producing MPPIPHVRPENVLRRAEELIAVGQPAAALSVLHEHVTSKRSRSSPIASLEPVMLLFVELCVDLRKGKSAKDGLYQYKNIAQNTNVGTIEMVLKKFIELAEQKVTEAQAKADEIQSSLESAAPTSNVEDLDAIETPETILLATVSGEQSRDRTDRAVVTPWLKFLWETYRTVLEILKNNARLEVMYQATALQAFQFCLKYTRKTEFRRLCELLRNHVQNAAKYSAQMHAINLSDPDTLQRHLDTRFQQLNVAVELELWQEGFRSVEDIHTLLNLSKRQPKNIMMANYYEKLTKIFMVSDNYLFHAAAWNRYYNLLRQSAIALAAGQGSKKDSPSVTEADMTKAASFVLLSALSIPVISTSRSRGALVDVDEVRKNKNTRLTNLLGMPQPPTRASLFKDALNKGLLSRCRPEIRDLYNILEVDFHPLSICKKISPILKEIGADPEMEKYVLPLQQVILTRLFQQLSQVYESVELKFVHELAHFPEPFQVTSSMIEKFIMNGCKKGDLAIRVDHVSGVLTFESDIFSSAKALHPGSAAGSAESEVGSVQRLQSTPAEIARSQLARLAKTLHVTCMYVDPSYNQARIKAKEAAHARARAGAAKEHEETLTRRAIIEKRKEALSDALQKKQREEENRKRARNQQLQEAEQQRLLDEHRERERKRMKDEQDRIRQQELKKQLEELKTGVKGIDVNQIDLEELDSNRLRAIKLAQLEKEKNDLNEKIRITSKRIDHLERAFRREELKHLPEDYETQKKQDLETYEQTKEETLKAARQKHKEDVALKHRLSRLVPYFNDFKKSVTEKRHEEFERRRKAADREFEQKKKQRIKEVHERIRRERAEREAEEQRRREEEERIAREEQERIAKEEERRRALAEEKAAREEQRRKLDEQAIRQRQREEEAEQRRAARKAGLAEPRGPAREASPERTAPRLNLAGRTGTSWRDRQAAKAAASAGEQPAAAQEAAPAPPAKTGSYLPPHLRATRDGPSDSRDLSHARESAAPPRQFSRSPVPPSGAPSSQEKPGPWRPRFKQQQ